A single Haloglycomyces albus DSM 45210 DNA region contains:
- a CDS encoding RrF2 family transcriptional regulator, which translates to MRLSARVDYALRATAVLAAAPRDEWVRADSIASEQEVPRKFLESILVQLRNGSIVQSKRGADGGHRLSCPADEVSLADIIRCVDGPLLGVRGQRPEHIRYRGAAGTLTDVLIALRAAERNILEHVTLADIAAGTLPGPIADLVDDPDAWTIRDLPKSE; encoded by the coding sequence GTGAGACTGAGCGCGCGGGTGGATTACGCGCTGCGGGCCACGGCCGTATTGGCCGCCGCACCCCGTGACGAATGGGTCAGGGCCGATTCGATCGCCTCCGAACAGGAGGTGCCCCGCAAATTCCTGGAATCGATCCTGGTGCAGCTGCGCAACGGATCGATCGTGCAGTCCAAACGCGGTGCCGACGGAGGCCATCGCCTCTCGTGTCCCGCCGACGAGGTTTCGCTGGCCGATATCATTCGCTGCGTCGACGGTCCCCTGCTCGGTGTGCGCGGGCAGCGTCCCGAACACATCCGCTACCGCGGAGCCGCGGGTACCTTGACCGACGTGCTGATCGCACTACGAGCAGCCGAGCGCAATATCCTAGAGCACGTCACCTTGGCCGACATCGCGGCGGGAACCCTGCCCGGCCCGATTGCCGATCTGGTGGACGATCCGGACGCATGGACCATACGCGACCTGCCGAAATCGGAGTGA
- a CDS encoding CynX/NimT family MFS transporter, whose product MVTQAQSTPAQEAGERNNRPAGGYARPFSAAAWVLIAGIVLATFNFRTAITSVGAVLPEIQRALGMSETLAGVLTTLPVIAFAFLGALTPRFMRQWGAKAVMSGSLLVMGFGLLARVSVDGPLLFLVFSACALAGGAVGNVAVPGIVKQYFPSKIGPLMTTYSVSLAVGTAIAAATTVPIHDMTDSWAFTLAIWALPALLAASVWLVWPQPAAAKSGGENAKLDGVLRTKLAWMFMLFFGGQASIAYIGMGWLPRILRYNGLDAHEAGALFGLYTLVVIVPSMVVPMLAASRGSQRLLFVCLSTFSPLGLLGLWFIGGPLTWLWVVLFGFGMGMFPLALTLFTLRARTPAGTEALSAFTQSAGYLMAGLGPFAVGALFGASGGFDLPFMFMFVLIAVQVVAGFYVSGNRYVEDEIAAAR is encoded by the coding sequence ATGGTGACTCAAGCCCAGTCCACACCTGCCCAGGAGGCCGGGGAACGGAATAACCGGCCCGCAGGCGGCTACGCTCGACCCTTCAGTGCCGCCGCCTGGGTTTTGATCGCCGGTATCGTGCTGGCGACCTTCAACTTCCGTACGGCCATTACCAGCGTGGGTGCCGTGCTTCCCGAGATTCAGCGCGCCCTGGGAATGTCGGAGACACTCGCAGGAGTCTTGACCACGCTCCCGGTCATCGCCTTTGCCTTCCTCGGGGCATTGACCCCGCGCTTCATGCGCCAATGGGGTGCCAAGGCCGTCATGTCCGGGTCGCTGCTGGTGATGGGCTTCGGCCTGTTGGCGCGGGTCAGCGTGGACGGACCTCTTCTTTTTCTCGTCTTTTCCGCCTGTGCCTTGGCGGGCGGCGCGGTCGGCAACGTCGCCGTGCCGGGGATCGTCAAACAGTATTTTCCCTCCAAAATCGGTCCGCTCATGACGACCTACTCGGTTTCGCTGGCCGTGGGAACGGCGATCGCGGCCGCTACGACCGTCCCGATCCACGATATGACCGATTCGTGGGCGTTCACGCTGGCTATTTGGGCTCTCCCCGCTCTGCTGGCGGCTTCGGTCTGGTTGGTGTGGCCACAGCCGGCGGCCGCGAAATCCGGGGGAGAGAACGCGAAGCTGGACGGTGTCCTGCGCACGAAACTGGCGTGGATGTTCATGCTGTTCTTCGGAGGCCAGGCGTCGATCGCCTATATCGGTATGGGCTGGTTGCCGCGTATCCTGCGGTACAACGGCTTGGACGCCCACGAGGCCGGTGCGCTCTTCGGCCTGTACACCCTGGTGGTCATCGTGCCGAGCATGGTGGTTCCCATGCTGGCGGCCTCTCGCGGTAGCCAACGACTGCTTTTCGTCTGCCTGTCGACGTTCAGTCCCTTGGGGCTGCTCGGCCTGTGGTTCATCGGAGGGCCCTTGACGTGGTTGTGGGTCGTTCTCTTCGGTTTCGGAATGGGGATGTTCCCCTTGGCCTTGACCCTGTTTACGCTGCGCGCCCGCACTCCCGCAGGAACCGAAGCGCTCTCCGCCTTCACTCAGTCGGCCGGTTACCTCATGGCCGGGCTGGGGCCCTTCGCGGTGGGAGCGCTGTTCGGAGCCAGTGGCGGTTTCGACCTGCCCTTCATGTTCATGTTCGTCCTAATCGCCGTTCAGGTGGTCGCCGGATTCTACGTGTCCGGAAATCGCTATGTGGAGGACGAGATCGCCGCGGCCAGGTAA
- a CDS encoding acetoacetate--CoA ligase — MTSEVLWLPRPDAVDTTNIGEFGSRLSRQVGTDLTSYPDLWQFSVDDPATFWGAVWEYFQLGEPVPSHRVLTEDSMPGAVWFPDQGFNYAKAVLNAPGMADTDVAIRAYSDTRDTFEWTLDELRSMVARLRTGLLAHGVQKGDRVAAWMPNIPETHALMLAAASIGAVFTSCAPEFGAKAVIDRFQQVKPTILFVTDGYMYGKKRIERRQEIEQVVETMEEDLRSIVTFNYLGSKTGVGKSWEEFTAAEGELDFEMFPFEHPLYILYSSGTTGLPKAIVHGHGGIALEHAKMLGLHQNLGPGDRFFWYSTTGWMMWNYLASAPLVGAALVTFDGAPDPEGMWRMAEDAEVTYFGTSAPFLMACRDRGIVPKDVADLSRIHGIGSTGAPLPGVGFDYVYEAISDTAQLQSLSGGTDLCTGFVGGAPNVPVWRGELSCLCLGAKVESFDPDGHHALEREGELVITKPMPSMPVSLWGDPLRDRYRDTYLTAFPGIWCHGDWITITDRGSAIISGRSDATLNRGGVRMGTSEFYTVVEGIDGVVDSLVVHLDDDDDRLIVFVQPTEGVSVDDDMRGRISTAIRAELSPRHVPDEIHEVGAVPRTLSGKKIEVPLKKILKGIPVSQAVSLESLANPDAMNDFLKWAP; from the coding sequence GTGACCAGCGAGGTTCTATGGCTGCCGCGCCCGGACGCGGTGGACACCACCAATATCGGGGAGTTCGGTTCCCGGTTGTCCCGTCAGGTCGGAACCGACCTGACCTCGTATCCGGATCTATGGCAGTTCTCGGTAGATGATCCGGCGACGTTCTGGGGCGCGGTGTGGGAGTACTTCCAACTGGGCGAGCCGGTCCCTTCACACCGCGTCTTGACGGAGGATTCCATGCCGGGAGCGGTGTGGTTTCCCGACCAGGGGTTTAACTACGCCAAGGCCGTCCTGAACGCACCCGGCATGGCCGATACCGATGTGGCGATTCGCGCCTATTCCGATACACGGGACACCTTCGAGTGGACTCTCGACGAGTTGCGTTCCATGGTCGCGCGTCTGCGAACGGGGCTCTTGGCCCACGGCGTGCAGAAGGGCGACCGCGTGGCGGCGTGGATGCCGAACATTCCCGAGACCCACGCCTTGATGTTGGCCGCGGCCTCTATCGGTGCGGTGTTCACCTCGTGCGCTCCGGAGTTCGGGGCCAAGGCCGTGATCGACAGATTCCAGCAGGTCAAACCCACGATCCTGTTCGTTACCGACGGATATATGTACGGCAAGAAGAGGATTGAACGTCGCCAGGAGATCGAACAGGTCGTGGAGACGATGGAGGAAGACCTGCGCTCCATCGTCACGTTCAACTACCTCGGTTCGAAAACCGGGGTCGGCAAGAGCTGGGAAGAGTTCACCGCCGCCGAAGGTGAACTGGACTTTGAGATGTTCCCCTTCGAACATCCCCTTTACATCCTTTACTCGTCCGGAACGACCGGATTGCCCAAGGCGATCGTCCACGGGCACGGCGGAATCGCCCTAGAGCACGCCAAGATGCTGGGGCTACACCAGAACCTCGGCCCGGGAGACCGTTTCTTCTGGTACTCCACGACCGGCTGGATGATGTGGAACTATCTCGCCTCCGCTCCGCTGGTGGGAGCGGCTCTGGTGACGTTCGACGGTGCTCCGGATCCGGAAGGCATGTGGCGCATGGCCGAAGACGCCGAAGTCACGTACTTCGGTACCTCGGCTCCGTTCCTCATGGCCTGTCGTGACAGAGGCATCGTTCCCAAGGACGTGGCCGATCTGTCCCGGATTCACGGCATCGGCTCCACGGGTGCCCCACTGCCGGGTGTCGGCTTCGACTACGTGTATGAGGCCATCAGTGACACTGCGCAACTGCAGTCCCTGTCCGGCGGCACCGACCTGTGCACCGGGTTCGTAGGTGGAGCCCCGAACGTACCGGTATGGCGCGGGGAACTGTCGTGCCTGTGCCTGGGCGCAAAAGTGGAGTCCTTCGACCCCGATGGGCATCACGCACTGGAGCGCGAAGGGGAACTGGTAATCACCAAACCGATGCCCTCGATGCCGGTGAGCCTGTGGGGCGACCCTCTGCGCGATCGATACCGCGATACGTATCTGACCGCCTTTCCCGGGATTTGGTGTCACGGTGACTGGATTACCATCACCGATCGCGGCTCGGCGATCATTTCGGGACGGTCGGACGCCACCTTGAACCGGGGCGGGGTTCGGATGGGAACTTCGGAGTTCTACACCGTGGTGGAAGGTATCGACGGTGTCGTTGATTCCCTCGTGGTGCACCTCGACGATGACGACGATCGCCTGATCGTATTCGTGCAACCTACGGAGGGCGTGTCAGTGGACGATGACATGCGTGGCCGGATTTCGACGGCGATCCGTGCGGAACTGTCCCCAAGGCACGTTCCCGACGAGATCCACGAGGTCGGCGCGGTTCCGCGCACCCTCAGTGGGAAGAAGATCGAAGTCCCCCTGAAAAAGATCCTCAAGGGAATCCCAGTGTCACAAGCGGTGTCATTGGAGTCCCTGGCCAACCCGGATGCGATGAACGATTTTTTGAAGTGGGCCCCTTAG